The genomic region gtttttttcTGGAATGACATCACGACATTGATAAGGCATTTCCGGAATTCCATATGTACCTATAGTATATTGATAACATACTCGCATTAATAGTTAATGGATGAGTCATAGGTTACACATGTTACGTCTAGCATGTTTTGTTTTGAAGTGTGAGTTAGACTCGCGCCCCAAGGATTCCGTAAATGACAcaatttttaatacatcatCATAAACAAGTAATTAGTcgtaataaggtttacaaaagAAGACTACCTACTTAAAGTTAAATATGAACATTGCATGTTAAAAAGCTTGGAATATCGGATTAGTAAATGGCCTCAGACCTTGTCAAGGATACAATTAACTTACACCATGCACATATTCCTCGACCCGCGTCTGCAGGCCCCACACCTCGAACTTGACGTGCACGACCTTATAGCAGCACATGATGGGCTGCTGAGTGTCCCGCCAGCCCTCCACCAATGGCCCGCGCCCTATCAAATATACAAAATGTTAAAGATTGGGGCTCTTCATTTTCAACTAGGGTGATTTCTAATTGTATCACATCATTTCAGAATTGCAAAACACCTCTTAATCTCAACATGATTCACTGTCCCAtgtatcaaaaattataaataacagGGAAGCCGTTGGTGATAACATTATACTCTTAAAGCTAAATACTTTTGTGATATTTGCCCTCGTAAACCTACCTGTCTTCTCAGATTTGAAGAACTTGGGGTCCTCTGCCTCTTTATAATGATGTGGCTTGATCTCATCATAAGCAATGTCCAGGAAATCTACTTCCCGACTGCCTAGTTCCTCGTCAGTCAAACCAAGACACTGCAACAGGAAAATATGAGTTATTTAATATATagctcatatatatatatatatatatatatatatctacagaatatatattatataccatCATAACATAGTTTACTAGTCATTTGTGATCCTTAATACAATGTGACAGATGGTCCACAAAGGATTAAAAAGGTTCCCTCTAATACACATTATCTATTCTGAATTAGGCTATGGCTTGGGCAAttaacttatatattataaattacctTTTAAGGCTCAATGTTTACATTCCGGTTTAATCTAATTAGAACCTAATGCAGAACAAATACAGTACAGtaacatttcttttgtttcattgcTGTCTCAAACCAACGAAATTCTTtcatatttacgataaaaacaagttaaacataaaaaaaagaaaattttatttggACGTCGAGGTTTAATATGACTAGGGTCAATAACTCAAGTACTGTAGAGCTGCAAAGAAACCACAAGAACTTTGCACTGAAAATAGTAATAATCTTATAGGTACTACACAGTTATGAACAGCTTTGACAAAGACATTTTGAAACACATAGGTAGATCTGTGACTTTTGTttcactatttttaatttagcttaggttaggtttattGACTTATTTAATCTtgcaacagtttttttttttatatactacgtcggtggcaaacaagcatacggcctgcctgatggtaagcagtctccgtagcctatgtacacctgcaactccagaggagttacatgcgcgttgccgaccctaaccccacccccctcgttgagctctggcaaccttactcaccggcaggaacacaacactatgagtagggtcaagtgttatttggctgcggttttctgtaaggtggaggtacttccccagttgggctctgctctagatctggaatgacatctgctgtgctgtgccctaccacacaaggcgagatgacattcacattgcccatactcTCTCTTTTAGTTTCTATCAGATAATTTTTAATTGTGAACAGTGAAAAGTGGTTTACTTACATTTTCTGTTGTTCCATTGTTATCTTCATATCTTGTTTGTATTGATATGGAGAATTTTGGGATAAAAGAGCACTGAAAAATAAAGGTTTTTGTATAAAGtgacttacacatatactttcTGTTATCCTGAATTTTATTGCTGTTTCAGAAATAGTAGAAatggtatataaaattaatcacAAATATTTCAGATACTTACTGTGTATTCTGTGCAGGACcatgaaaataaataggtatattaataaaattgtactttcataacaacaactttgcctagtaaaatttgttataaataagtaaaatttgttataaataagtaaaatttgttataaatattcaaGTAACCTTAATCTAAACTCCTGTGTATGTTTTTGATTAAGAAGCTTGGCTATACATTGTGGTACTTATATAAATGCTGCAACAACTCTTGTGtttaccatggtgcaataaatgattgattaaaTGAGTGAATATGTTATTTTCACGCAAACTTAGTCTGTATATTTGAAGTTGATTCTAATAGGACCAAAATTACAGTCATATAAACTAAATACAATACCAGTTATGGTGAAGGGGTAGTAGTTCCAAGCCTTTTCTgtgatgtaaaatatttttggagtCATTGACTGTATCCAGTAGGGCAGATGGCTGAAAAAAGGaggttttttttcatttaagtaaGATGTATttgttaaatcaaaattataatatatagataactTTACATTTTAGATAGTCAAACCGAAGCCATGGGtggaacaaatatatttaatgaatttgTAGCAGAATAAACTGACTGAgtaaatttgataatatttcTTTGACTTTTCAATAATATTTCTAGTTTTACAGCTAGATCTTGGcatttaaagaattaaaacaCTATGGTACTCTTAAACAATTAGTCAGTTATTAGCTGAACATCATGATTTTGTAATCTTTCTATAAGGATATGTTTACCTTGATAAGTGGATCCTCTTTTCAGTATACTGGCCCGGGCCATTGACCTCGTCATTCACTTGTTCATTTGCCACCACTTCCACACCCTCCCCATTGCTGGACTGTTCAAAACTGTGCCGCGCTATCATGTACAGCTGACCAATACGATACTGCAAAGTTCATGGAAATATCGTAATATTAATATAAGAAACATCACATTAAACTAACAGGCTATAATTGAATGGAATGCTAATTTAAtggaataagaaaaaaaattgtgagtacaagagtatttttaatttgatttgcgCTGCATGGAGCAGAGTAACGTTTTATGAAAAGATTACCGAAATATTTTGAACTGACACGCCAAGGGGATTATACTATGTAGATTGGACTTTATGCTTGCATAATTGAATGGCGTTTATATTAATTTCAGTTACAACCAAATGAatcttattaattaaattaacttaGTATTTTACAAAGAAATGATACGATTTACAATAAAACCTACCTCTTCGACCGTCATAGGCATGGATATTCTGTATTCTTTTGTGAGAACCATATtgaaaaggtttaaaaaaatattttattatgtattaagAAAATTCTCTTTCAAGAAACATGAATGGATAACTAGATAACGCTGAAGAATCTACTGAAAAATGTAGCCAGTGAACTTGACAAGGCTACTGTCAGTAATGTCAGAATCAACAGAagaatttgacattgacatgcccattttttttttttttttttttttttttttttatggcatcgcgctcctggcgcattcaGCCAAACGAGTAAAACGGGGAAACGGAATTAAAGGATTACATTATAACGGATATGTCGGAATTTGGATAAGGATCAGGGAatggtaatatattataattttatattatgacgtGAGAGGAATgaatacaatgatttaaatatatatggagaagaattattaatatacaggagtgttctaatagatgtgggaaacggaacttttaaatctgacagctgtcttaataatatagaacgGTCATACAGGTTACAATTACCTGAAAAGAATATATGATTAAGATCAGCGGGATCAGCtccacaaatacatgcggaactgGCCACGCGATTTTGTAGTTTCAGGTGTTCCGGTGTACATACGTGACCCAATCTCATTCGAATTAACATACTGGTTGCAGGCTTTGGCAAAGAGATTTTAGCAAACCAAGGTTTGGCAGGAATTGATCTTTGTATGCTCCGATAATGTAACGCAGCGGCACCCGCACCAGATGCCCATAATTTTGTCCATTCCtttcttaggtatattttaggcAGTGCCAACAGGTCTTCAGCAACATTCTTAAATGGAAACATGTCTCCAGAACTAATGGCATCACGAGCTAAGTCATCCACCCTTTCATTACCTTTAATCCCTCTGTGTCCAGGGATCCAGGCAATGGAAACCGAGTAACCTTTAAGATGACATTTTTGCAGTAGACTAcggatttgataaataattgggttattagatttagatttgaaaGGAAATTTAGATATTGATTGAAGAGAACTTAAAGAGTCTGAAAAAATGACTGTTTTTTTAAGATGCATTATGATGATAAACTCTAATGCTTTAAGGATTCCAAAGCACTCACCACTATACACAGAGGATTCTGGAGGCAATTTTATCTTTTGGTAAATATTAGATTGAATGTGAAGCACACCAATACCGACACAACCATTGATGGACATCTTAGAAGCATCTGTATACATATGGTTAGCACCCTGATAATCAGTATCAATAAAACTCAGAAATTGTTGATTTTGATCTATATCATTCTTTGATATACCTATATCCAGGAGAACTGGTGGAACTAGTATAAGAGACTCATATTCATGCTGAAAAATGGGAAGTGATGAAGAGCTAACAGTGGGAGCTgaaatagatttaagtttttgaaaacttttgatTAAGCAAGGAGGGCTCTTGTGTTTCCAATAGTTGGATGTACTTATTTGAAGTAGAAGGTTAGACAAGATAATCCAGAGTTGGTGATTAGAGAATTGGGAGCAACGGAAAATAAATCTATCACAAAGATATTGGCGTCGTAAATGGAGCGGAGGCTCACAACACTCAACTTGCATAGCATTGATAGGGCTTGATTTCATGGCACCACAAATTATTCTCAAGGCTTTAGATTGAATATGATCTAGTTTTTGGAAGCCAACGACATATCCAGGCTCTAACAAAAATGTCCCATAATCTAAAATGCTTCTTATTAAGGCATTGTACAttagtttcatacaaaaaggaTGGGAACCCCACCAAACTCCAGAAACACACCtaaggatattaatatttttttcacatttagaaaCTATGTACTCACAATGTGGGAGGCCTGTTAATTTACTATCTAAAATGACACCAAggaatttagttttatcttttacTGAAATGGAGTAGTTATCAAATTGCACATTGATTGGAGGAGGAAATAGTTTTCtagtaaataaaactacaacacTTTTAGGAACAGAAAGTTCTAAACCATTAGAATCTAACCATGACCTCAAGAAACATAAGGAACAAGTGACTGATCTACTAGCCTGTTCAGGAGAAAGATTTGatgaataaagtaataaatcatCGGCATACTGTAAGACCCTAACAGTACCATTTAGAGATGACTCTAAATCAGATGTATagatattgtataataatggACTTAATACAGACCCTTGTGGTAGACCTCTCCACACTAAACGAGAAATTCTATTGTTGTCATTTATAAGACTGATGGACCGTTCAGATAAAAGGTTTATTACAAAATGACTTAACATTTGTGGAATGCCTAACTTGAAAAGCTTTTCCTGTAACACTGAAACTAATACATTATCATAAGCAGCACTTATATCCAGAAAAGCAGCTACTACTGActcatttttagaaaatgcCAGTCGTATATCTGCAATTAATATTGACAAACTATCATAAGTAGATCTACCTTTTCGGAATCCAAACTGACTATGAGATAATAAATGGTtcttttcaacaaaaaattctagcctgtttttaattaagtgttCAGCTACTTTTGCAAATACTGAGGAAAGGGCAATAGGGCGATAGGAAGAAACATCTGATGCTGGTTTATTGGGTTTTAAAATAGGAATAACTATCTGGGATCTCCATGAATCTGGGACTATACCGGACTGGATAACCGAAACATGCCCATTTCCGCTATGAAGTGCGTAAAATTCAAGAAATGTTGCCAGTTCATTGCAATGAAATAGCTAAAAGTaatgggtgtttttttttagaggTATAGAACTTTGAAATGGAATAAaacaaagatattttttttaaattgtcatgaaataaactttattcGATAGACAATATTCTggcattataatttaaatatgactTGGCGAGGTGGTTGCGAGGCTGCTGTTCATGCGCTTCGCACATTCCTCAGCAACGATCAATGCCAAGTTGTATTAAAGATTGACATCAAAAATGCATTTAACTCTGTGAATAGAGACACCCTGCTGGCTGAAATCAGGAATAACATTCCAGAGCTTTATAATTACCTTCTTCATTGTTATGCTGATCCTTCAAAATTAATGTACCGCAGTCATGAAATCTCATCAGAAGTTGGATGCCAGCAGGGTGATCCCTTAGGGCCGGCTATCTTTTGTTTAGCAATCAACCCTATCATTCAAAATTTATCTTCTGATTTCAACGTCTGGTACTTGGACGATGGCACTTTAGGAGGCAACTTGGAAACAGTTCTATCAGATCTTTCCATCCTTAAGTCTAAGTTCGAGTCCATAGGCCTAGATCTGAACTGTAATAAATGTGAACTATTCATTCACAATTCTACACTAAATCACTCGGACGTAACTAGGAAATTTAATACTATAACGCCTAACGTAACCACTGTTACGAGAGACTCCCTTAGCCTTCTGGGGACTCAAATTTTTGAGTgttatttttctacttttatcaGTAACACCGtttccaaatttcaaaattacgCCGATCGTCTTTTAGAAATCAGCCCCCATTCGGCCCTCGTTATTCTTAAGTTTTGCCTTTTTGTTCCAAAGTTAACGTATATGCTTCGCTGCAGCCCATTTTGGAAACAACCAAATTTGTTGCTGCCTGTAGACTCCTTAGTCAAGATTAACATAGAGCGCATTCTTAATTTAAAGCTCTCCGATCAATCATGGGTACAAGCGTCTCTACCCGTTCGGTATGGCGGATTGGGGTTACGCAGAATTTCTAGCGTATCACTGCCGGCATTTCTATCATCTGTTCACAGCTCTGCTGATCTCATAGGAAAAATCCTAAGGGCTTTACCCACAAACTTTGAGATCTCAGACCTGGACGATGCTAGAAATGCCTGGCTGTCTGCCTGCCCGGGACATGACCCTCCATACAATCTAAAATCACAGAGGAGCTGGGACGATGCTTTATCGAAAATAACATATACCACATGTCTAGATAACAGTGAAGGAGCTGAACGAGCTCGTTTGATAGCAGTTGGTTGTAGGGAGGCTGGCCACTGGCTCAACGCATATCCCTCTCCCAATACTGGCACTCATCTAGATGGAAACACCCTCCGTGTTGCAGTTGGGCTGCGCCTGGGGGTATCAATCTGTGCACCGCATAAATGCCACTGTGGGAGTGACGTGGACGAGCGGGGGCGTCATGGTCTGTCTTGCCAGCGAAGCGCGGGGCGATTGTCACGTCACGCCGCGCTCAACGACATTATCCGCAGGTCTCTTGTCACCGTCAACGTGCCTGCGATACTTGAGCCGGCCGGTATAGCccgggacgatggcaagagacctGATGGTATGTCACTGATACCGTGGAGGATGGGACGAGTGTTGGTGTGGGACGCGACCTGCGtggacacactggcaccgtctcaCCTTCACGGTACTACAAAGAAAGCGGGTGCGGCTGCCGAGGCTGCCGAGACCCTCAAAAGGAGGAAATACaggggtctcgacgccaattataactttgctcctttcggtgtcgagaccctcggtccgtggggcccgggagctcagagcatttttaatgatttggccaaacggctggttgacgttacaggggacaaaagagctggcagcttcctcgctcaacgaataagcgttgcgattcagcgaggaaatgctgccagtatctttggcactatgccccaggggccctctttagatatagatttttagtttttaattagtttaagtttctattgtacttttattcacattttattatcgttattgctaaattgtgttatttaaataagaCAGTCATTTGTagtaaagaatattattatgtaaacataAAAATGGTTATATCTAATGATATATTGTATAATGCGTCCcatgtaaattataaaagtaatttaattaaggACAATGTGTGGAAGGAGATCGGAAAGGAGTTGAACAGAAATGGTGGAGACTGTAAAAAGAAATGGAAATGCATAATATGACTTCTGGCATATGACCGCCACGGCAGGCTCGAACGTAGTCTAATCTGGAGGTCCAATTTTCGATTACTTTTTCCAACATTTGTGGCCGTATATCGGCAAGAACGCGGCGAATGTTGTCCTCCAAGTGGTCAATGGTTTCGGGCTTATCGGCGTAGACTAGCGATTTCACATATCCCCACAGAAAATAGTCAAGCGGCGTTAAATCGCACGATCTTGGAGGCCAATTCACGGGTCCGAAACGTGAAACTATGCGATCACCAAACGTTTCCTTCAATAAATTAATTGTGGCACGAGCTGTGTGGCATGTTGCCCCGTCTTGTTGAAACCACAGCTCCTGCACATCATGATTGTTCAATTGTTGAACGAAAAAGTCAGTAATCATGGCCCTATAGCGGTCACCATTAACTGTAACGTTCTGGCCAGCATCGTTTTTAAAGAAGTACGGACCAATTATTCCACCAGCCCATAAAGCACACCAAATAGTCAGTTTATCTGGATGTAATGGTGTCTCAACATACGCTTGAGGATTATCATCACTCCAAATACGGCAGTTTTGTTTGTTGACGTATCCATTCAACCAAAAGTGAGCTTCATCGCTAAACAAAATTCGCTTATGAAAATCGGGATCAACGGCAAACTTGTTTTGGGGCCCATTCACCGAATCTGCGCCTTGCTAGGTGATCTTGTGGCTTCAATTCTTGCACGAGTTGGATTTTGTAAGCACGCAAACCAAGATCTTTCCGCAAAATCTTCCATAAAGTGGATGGACACATATCCAATTCCTGTGCACGATGGCGGATAGACTGTTTCGGGTCTTCCTCTACGCTACGATCTACAGCCTCAATGGCTTCTTCTGTACGCACTGTACGACATCTCTGTGGATGCGTATTATCATTTAGAGTAAACGTAGTGCGAAAACGCCCCACGGTTAATCGAATTAATTGCTCTGATGGACGATTATGTTGACCGTAAAATGGACGAAGTAAGCGATACGTCTTTCGGACAGATCcatgattttcgaaataaaTTTGAACAATTTGGAAGCGTTGTTCAGGCGTCCGTTTATTCATGTTGAAATGCCAAaccaaactaaatttaaatcacTTGACAGTTGACAAAATGGCCGCCAGTTAAAAAAGTGTTGCCAACTTAAAGTTCTATACCTCTAAAAAAAACACCCAGTATAAACATATTACCGGACCGTCCGGCGGTGTATTATGTATTTCCATTTGTCTACGCCCCACGTGCACACCACCATACAACATACAAGAGGCAGGATGCGAATTATTTATATGAAGCGCCTATTACCATCTGTGCCtggcggggacaaatgggaatataCCGGTCTAGTGAACCGAAGAGGACGCCTAACGAGGCGGGGAGGCAAAACGATTTACAAACGCACGGAATGACTCGCGGTTACGCCCAAAGAATACAATACCTACTTAACTAATTTAGCTACATTTCGTCTTATTATTCTATCTCTGACAAAATAATTAACGTATTgccatcagagggcctaccgcgaacaccgatgttcgcaaattgcgggcgtctttctcttttactccaattatgGAGTAATTAGAGAACGATAcacgcaatttgcgaacttcggtgtcaGCGGTAGGCCATCAGTTCGAGTTTTTGGTGGAAATTTCAAGAGGCCTCACAgaaacagggggcctaccgcgaaaaccaaaattcgcaaattgcggggatctttctcttttactcttagtaagacgtcattagagtgacagagaaaaatgcccgcaattgacgaatttcgattttcccggtagccgcccagatcTGCCGAGGAAAATGCGAAAAGAGCAAATTTAGTTCAGTCTTTGTTACATTACACAGGAAACTAGGTATTAATAACTGCCAAATAAAACTTAGTTTAAgatcatataatttatttctgttaaattgttaatcaataataattcAATTGTATTATGCATTTCCCTTAAAGTTATTTCTACAAGATGTAATGCTGATGTGAAATGAATTAAATCATAACAATTTAAgcaaaatatgcaaattttaCCCACTGTCAAAGGGGCCCTTTGATTCTAGCCAATTCTAACTTCATTCAAAAAGGATGTTTGTTTGGATGATTAATCTACatagaataaaaaaagtttcTCTAATCTAAATATCATTGCCCTTAATACTGGACTATTGGAtttagattaattaaaataattaacccaatattataatattcatagCACAAAATGAGTCACTTAAAAGCTGTATATAAACATAGCATCATTGGAAATATttacaaacaatttaaaatacaaatacagttGCCAAATCATCATAATTATATGTTCTTTTCAAGAATAAATCTACTAAAGCTACTCCAGTGATGTTGTGCAGGCCGGTATTCATGGGCAGCACAGTGAGGTCCACCAGCACTGCCTTGCCTGGTTCCAGTGGGCCCAGTTTCCGGTTAGAAATACCACACCACAGCAGACTTGAGTCAGTACTGGACCGCAACTTCAGAATCAGCTCTAATGTCCTATCACTGGCATTGACTATCttacatttaaaatcaaaaggCTCATCAACTGCAACTTTGCTTGGCAAGCTTTCGTAAGTTAACCTTATGTCCCCATAATCAGGAGTAACTCTT from Cydia pomonella isolate Wapato2018A unplaced genomic scaffold, ilCydPomo1 PGA_scaffold_148, whole genome shotgun sequence harbors:
- the LOC133533293 gene encoding cytoplasmic phosphatidylinositol transfer protein 1-like, whose product is MVLTKEYRISMPMTVEEYRIGQLYMIARHSFEQSSNGEGVEVVANEQVNDEVNGPGQYTEKRIHLSSHLPYWIQSMTPKIFYITEKAWNYYPFTITEYTCSFIPKFSISIQTRYEDNNGTTENCLGLTDEELGSREVDFLDIAYDEIKPHHYKEAEDPKFFKSEKTGRGPLVEGWRDTQQPIMCCYKVVHVKFEVWGLQTRVEEYVHGAIREILLLGHRQAFAWMDDWYNMTIDDVRAYEKEMQAKTNSKLKAEEATPATPSDPKKSPSSKPQTPKTPQSASSTPTEPRSWFTWS